A single region of the Ziziphus jujuba cultivar Dongzao chromosome 10, ASM3175591v1 genome encodes:
- the LOC125421195 gene encoding uncharacterized protein LOC125421195 isoform X3 → MMPRLYNLYLFAYNSFQTIGWTIAVFRIASSFISSRSLNGAYASSGDLICFLQTAAFLEIIHGAIGLVPSGALLPLMQWGGRTHFLLAIVRQINEVQELPSVFITFIAWSLSESKLPSCNAIMKMRFILIMGLGNTGEQDYILLFAAFNGIEGLCTYIDFNQLLEKLVLICTANEFYHSNIMLNSAF, encoded by the exons ATGATGCCTCGACTTTACAACCTCTATCTCTTCGCTTACAATTCTTTTCAGACTATCGGatg GACAATCGCTGTCTTTAGAATAGCAAGCAGCTTCATATCGAGCAGGTCCCTAAATGGAGCCTACGCTTCATCTGGGGACCTAATTT GTTTTCTGCAGACTGCTGCGTTCTTGGAAATTATACACGGAGCCATTG GTCTTGTGCCGAGTGGAGCTCTGCTTCCACTGATGCAATGGGGAGGAAGGACTCACTTTCTGCTGGCGATTGTTCGACAAATAAATGAG GTCCAAGAATTGCCATCGGTTTTTATAACTTTCATTGCTTGGAGCCTAAGTGAG TCGAAGTTGCCTAGCTGCAATGCCATAATGAAGATgagatttattttgataatgggACTTGGGAACACAGGCGAACAAGATTACATCCTTTTATTTGCGGCTTTCAATGGCATAGAGGGACTTTGCACATATATTGACTTCAACCAACTGCTAGAGAAGCTTGTTTTAA TCTGCACAGCAAATGAATTCTACCACAGCAATATCATGCTGAACTCAGCCTTTTGA
- the LOC125421195 gene encoding uncharacterized protein LOC125421195 isoform X2: MMPRLYNLYLFAYNSFQTIGWTIAVFRIASSFISSRSLNGAYASSGDLICFLQTAAFLEIIHGAIGLVPSGALLPLMQWGGRTHFLLAIVRQINEVQELPSVFITFIAWSLSEVVRYSHYALNCIGSCPYWITYIRYTAFILLYPVGLIAGEMWLMYQALPYIEVKNLYADFFAHLHFSYYNFVRDRDGLLIWTK, encoded by the exons ATGATGCCTCGACTTTACAACCTCTATCTCTTCGCTTACAATTCTTTTCAGACTATCGGatg GACAATCGCTGTCTTTAGAATAGCAAGCAGCTTCATATCGAGCAGGTCCCTAAATGGAGCCTACGCTTCATCTGGGGACCTAATTT GTTTTCTGCAGACTGCTGCGTTCTTGGAAATTATACACGGAGCCATTG GTCTTGTGCCGAGTGGAGCTCTGCTTCCACTGATGCAATGGGGAGGAAGGACTCACTTTCTGCTGGCGATTGTTCGACAAATAAATGAG GTCCAAGAATTGCCATCGGTTTTTATAACTTTCATTGCTTGGAGCCTAAGTGAG GTAGTTAGATATTCACATTATGCTTTGAATTGCATTGGAAGTTGTCCATATTGGATTACCTATATCAG gtATACTGCATTCATCTTGCTGTATCCTGTGGGATTGATAGCTGGAGAAA TGTGGCTAATGTACCAAGCACTTCCGTACATAGAGGTGAAGAACCTCTATGCCGATTTCTTCGCTCACCTGCATTTCAGCTATTATAACTTTGTCAGG GATAGGGATGGATTAttaatttggacaaaataa
- the LOC125421195 gene encoding uncharacterized protein LOC125421195 isoform X1 produces MMPRLYNLYLFAYNSFQTIGWTIAVFRIASSFISSRSLNGAYASSGDLICFLQTAAFLEIIHGAIGLVPSGALLPLMQWGGRTHFLLAIVRQINEVQELPSVFITFIAWSLSEVVRYSHYALNCIGSCPYWITYIRYTAFILLYPVGLIAGEMWLMYQALPYIEVKNLYADFFAHLHFSYYNFVRVLLLVYPFLWLKLYLHLFKQRRSKLGKHHEKKKK; encoded by the exons ATGATGCCTCGACTTTACAACCTCTATCTCTTCGCTTACAATTCTTTTCAGACTATCGGatg GACAATCGCTGTCTTTAGAATAGCAAGCAGCTTCATATCGAGCAGGTCCCTAAATGGAGCCTACGCTTCATCTGGGGACCTAATTT GTTTTCTGCAGACTGCTGCGTTCTTGGAAATTATACACGGAGCCATTG GTCTTGTGCCGAGTGGAGCTCTGCTTCCACTGATGCAATGGGGAGGAAGGACTCACTTTCTGCTGGCGATTGTTCGACAAATAAATGAG GTCCAAGAATTGCCATCGGTTTTTATAACTTTCATTGCTTGGAGCCTAAGTGAG GTAGTTAGATATTCACATTATGCTTTGAATTGCATTGGAAGTTGTCCATATTGGATTACCTATATCAG gtATACTGCATTCATCTTGCTGTATCCTGTGGGATTGATAGCTGGAGAAA TGTGGCTAATGTACCAAGCACTTCCGTACATAGAGGTGAAGAACCTCTATGCCGATTTCTTCGCTCACCTGCATTTCAGCTATTATAACTTTGTCAGG gTTTTGCTTCTGGTTTACCCGTTCCTTTGGTTGAAACTTTACCTGCATTtgtttaagcagcggcgttcAAAACTGGGTAAGCACcatgagaagaagaaaaagtga
- the LOC107405110 gene encoding aquaporin TIP1-2, translating into MPISRIAVGNPAEASQPDALKAALAEFISVLIFVFAGEGAGMAFNKLTDNGSTTPAGLVSASIAHAFALFVAVAVGANISGGHVNPAVTFGAFVGGNITLIRGVLYWIAQLLGSVVACLLLKFATGGLETSAFSLSTGVGVWNAVVFEIVMTFGLVYTVYATAVDPKKGNIGIIAPIAIGFIVGANILAGGAFDGASMNPAVSFGPAVVSWTWDNHWVYWVGPLIGAGIAGLVYETIFIGPTTHEQIPTTDY; encoded by the exons ATGCCGATCTCTAGAATCGCCGTGGGAAACCCGGCTGAGGCGAGCCAACCCGACGCTCTGAAAGCGGCGCTCGCCGAGTTCATCTCGGTGCTTATCTTCGTTTTTGCCGGTGAAGGCGCCGGCATGGCTTTCA ACAAGCTCACGGACAATGGCTCAACCACACCAGCTGGGCTTGTATCGGCGTCCATAGCTCATGCTTTTGCACTTTTCGTGGCGGTTGCCGTGGGTGCGAATATCTCAGGCGGGCATGTTAACCCGGCTGTTACTTTCGGAGCCTTCGTCGGTGGAAACATTACTCTTATTAGGGGTGTCCTGTACTGGATTGCTCAGTTACTTGGTTCTGTTGTTGCTTGCTTGCTTCTGAAGTTTGCAACCGGTGGATTG GAGACATCGGCATTCTCCCTATCAACAGGGGTGGGTGTATGGAATGCAGTCGTTTTTGAAATAGTGATGACATTTGGCCTGGTGTACACAGTGTACGCAACAGCCGTGGACCCAAAAAAGGGCAACATTGGGATAATTGCACCCATTGCCATCGGTTTCATCGTTGGAGCCAACATCTTAGCCGGCGGTGCTTTTGATGGAGCATCCATGAACCCGGCAGTCTCATTCGGACCCGCTGTTGTCAGCTGGACATGGGATAACCACTGGGTCTATTGGGTGGGTCCACTTATTGGTGCTGGAATTGCTGGGCTTGTCTATGAGACCATCTTCATTGGCCCAACAACACATGAACAGATCCCCACTACCGATTACTAG
- the LOC132799776 gene encoding uncharacterized protein LOC132799776 — MEVLPYLFRVRANQFPDIFDPSFEVLDGGFWVYIEQCHGKFIDNPSKFQFSYAMQEYVLGIRMKESKPWKYVNHLLIPLNKRNIHWVVGHVDLKERRMTVYDSDKAGNRYKGQIYFQKLCIMLPYLLRSASFYEQRPNLVDSVDEFTCELAQNTPQQSNGGDCGIFTLKTIEFLHARLPLTFTQDNMEFFRKKYAYEVYNKELSI; from the exons atggaagtcctgccttacctatttcgtgtacgtgccaatcaatttcctgatatttttgatcctagttttgaggtgctagatggaggattttgg gtatacattgagcaatGTCATGGAAAGTTCATCGacaatccatctaagttccaattctcatacgcaatgcaagaatatgtgctggggattcgaatgaaggagtccaagccatggaaatacgtaaatcat ttgttgattccactaaacaagcgcaacatacattgggtggtagggcacgtggacttaAAAGAGCGTCGCATGACTGTATATGATTCAGATAAGGCTGGTAACCGATACAAGggacaaatttatttccagaaattatgcataatgttaccatatttactgcggtctgcatccttttatgagcagcggccgaatcttgtagactccgttgacgagtttacatgtgaattggcacaaaatacccctcagcaaagtaacgg tggtgactgtggcatatttacactcaagaccatcgaattcttacatgctagattaccattgacattcacacaagataacatggagttctttaggaagaagtatgcatatgaggtttacaacaaagaacttagcatatga
- the LOC132799674 gene encoding clustered mitochondria protein-like, producing MSLKLHTGENPRKWRFAWEVQSTSQPSDCSSSIRTLTLRLSVRTSRVPIPSVLVDSESPVSFKALDDHIEVKLVLLLPVDHPIISSFNSILNLPDDVENASFDASSKLISMDSGRIEIIAHSVVEAAKRLHLKEHTVHDGSGNVFKLAAPVECKGIVGSDDRHYLLDLMRVTPRDANYTGPGSRFCILRPELITAFCQAKATERSKTKSTSQGDAHIASNSPNVDGEIQINGFRLPTKVLGLGDIEGKG from the exons ATGTCGTTGAAGCTTCACACCGGTGAAAACCCTAGAAAATGGCGTTTCGCTTGGGAAGTCCAGTCTACATCCCAACCCTCCGATTGTTCCTCTTCGATTCGCACACTAACCCTTCGACTCAGTGTTAGAACCTCAAG GGTTCCAATACCAAGCGTTTTGGTCGATTCCGAATCCCCTGTGAGTTTCAAAGCGTTGGATGATCACATTGAGGTCAAGCTCGTCCTGCTTCTTCCTGTTGATCATCCTATTATCTCAAGCTTCAATTCCATTTTGAATTTGCCTGACGACGTAGAAAATGCATCCTTCGATGCTTCGTCGAAGCTGATCTCTATGGATTCCGGTCGGATTGAAATTATTGCTCATTCT GTGGTTGAGGCTGCAAAACGCCTTCATCTGAAGGAGCACACAGTCCATGATGGATCTGGAAATGTTTTCAAGTTAGCTGCACCAGTGGAATGCAAGGGTATTGTTGGCAGTGATGACAG GCATTATCTCCTTGACTTGATGAGAGTCACTCCTCGTGATGCAAACTACACTGGACCTGGGTCTCGATTTTGTATCTTGAGACCAGAATTAATTACAGCTTTTTGCCAG GCCAAAGCTACAGAGAGATCCAAAACTAAGTCCACGTCTCAAGGAGATGCTCATATTGCCAGTAATTCTCCAAATGTTGATGGTGAAATACAG ataaatggattcagattaccaacgaaggttttgggactcggagatatcgagggcaaaggttaa